AGACATAAAAAATTTACATTTCCACCGAAATTTTTCCAACCTCCCCCCACAAATCTTTCACACTTTTTCACACTTACTTTATGACATTTGATATTTTATCTTTCACAATTTCTCTTAATTATCCCCACACTTAAGCAACATTTAAGCATAATATCTGTATTATTCCCTTTCCCAAATTTTCCCGTGTTTTTTATCTTTTTGTTTCTTGTTATTTCTGTGTTGTTTTCTTGTGTAGTTTTTACGCATTTCATACTTGCATTGTAGCACTTGCACTTTATACTAGATGATTTGTTTCTTATCATTACCAAATGATGCCAAATGATTTGTTAAATGACTTTTATTTGGGATACTCATTGTTGTGTATATTGTGTCGCTAGCTGTGATACTGCTGTGATGTTTTGTGATACTCTAAATGTAGAGCAGAGCAATGTAAAGCAGTGTAGATAGTGTAAAGCAGTGTTGTAAGCGTTAGAGAATCCAGAGAATGTGAAGTGGTGTAAAGTTTGATAAAGCGTGATTGCGCTTAAAACAATATCCACAAAAGCTACAAACAACAAAAATCGACTTAAACGACTTAAAAATGCTTTAAAAGCATTAGATAGTGAATGTTTAAGATAGCATTAACGAGTGGTAATAAGAGATTGATAAGAACGATAAGAACATTGAAGTAAAAACACTTAAAGAGCAATTTGGTGATATTTTACATTTTTTATCTTTAACTAGAATTGATGAAAAATTGGTAAATGATCTTTGACAACTAAGCAAGATGATAAAGCAAGTAATTATGCTAGCTTTATCTCTTACATTCATACAACTCGACTATGACTTAAAGCTTTAAGTAACCGTTGCAAATTGTTATTGCATATTGCAACACTTAACTTAGCTTAAGAGTAAAGTCTTTGTGATACGAGTGATAAGTCTATAACTTTAAGCTATGTTTTTACTAGCTTAATAGTTATGATTTAGTAAGTAGCAAGGATAAACCCTTTCATAAAACACAAAATTTAAGCACAAATTCTAAAGTTTAGAGTTTGCAAGTTTAACTTTGTGAGCCTTATTTAAGTTTTTATGAGTTTATGGCAAGTTTGTGGTTGGTATTTTATATTGACTTAAATTTCCATAGCTTCAAAAACTTTAACTTTTTATGGAGAGTTTGGCTCTATTTTTAGATTCTAAATTCCCCATTTTTATGGAGAGTTTGATCCTGGCTCAGAGTGAACGCTGGCGGCGTGCCTAATACATGCAAGTCGAACGATGAAGCCTTTAGCTTGCTAGAGGTGGATTAGTGGCGCACGGGTGAGTAACGCATAGATAACATACCCTTTAGTCTGGGATAGCCACTGGAAACGGTGATTAATACTAGATACTCCCTACGGGGGAAAGAGGCACTCAAAAATGCTCTTAGAAATGCACTTAGCTAAGCTCATAGAGTGTGATAAGTGTAGGGTTAGATTTGCAAGTTTATTTGCATAAATGCAGGAGAATCTAGCACTACAATGATTATGCTATATGTAGCTTATAAATGTATTTTTAAGAGTATTTTTGAGTGCTTTCGCTAAAGGATTGGTCTATGTCCTATCAGCTTGTTGGTGAGGTAATGGCTCACCAAGGCTATGACGGGTATCCGGCCTGAGAGGGTGAACGGACACACTGGAACTGAGACACGGTCCAGACTCCTACGGGAGGCAGCAGTAGGGAATATTGCTCAATGGGGGAAACCCTGAAGCAGCAACGCCGCGTGGAGGATGAAGGTTTTAGGATTGTAAACTCCTTTTGTTAGAGAAGATTATGACGGTATCTAACGAATAAGCACCGGCTAACTCCGTGCCAGCAGCCGCGGTAATACGGAGGGTGCAAGCGTTACTCGGAATCACTGGGCGTAAAGAGCGCGTAGGCGGGAAAGTAAGTCAGATGTGAAATGCTAAGGCTTAACCATAGAACTGCATTTGAAACTACTTTTCTAGAGTATGGGAGAGGTAGGTGGAATTCTTGGTGTAGGGGTAAAATCCGTAGAGATCAAGAGGAATACTCATTGCGAAGGCGACCTGCTGGAACATTACTGACGCTTAAGCGCGAAAGCGTGGGGAGCAAACAGGATTAGATACCCTGGTAGTCCACGCCCTAAACGATGAATGCTAGTTGTTGTGAGGCTTGTCCTTGCAGTAATGCAGCTAACGCATTAAGCATTCCGCCTGGGGAGTACGGTCGCAAGATTAAAACTCAAAGGAATAGACGGGGACCCGCACAAGCGGTGGAGCATGTGGTTTAATTCGAAGATACGCGAAGAACCTTACCTAGGCTTGACATTGATAGAATCCGCTAGAGATAGTGGAGTGCCACTTTGTGGAGCTTGAAAACAGGTGCTGCACGGCTGTCGTCAGCTCGTGTCGTGAGATGTTGGGTTAAGTCCCGCAACGAGCGCAACCCCCGTATTTAGTTGCTAGCAGTTTGGCTGAGCACTCTAAATAGACTGCCTTCGTAAGGAGGAGGAAGGTGGGGACGACGTCAAGTCATCATGGCCCTTACGCCTAGGGCTACACACGTGCTACAATGGGGTGCACAAAGAGTTGCAATATCGTAAGATGGAGCCAATCTCAAAAACACCTCTCAGTTCGGATTGTAGTCTGCAACTCGACTACATGAAGCTGGAATCGCTAGTAATCGCAAATCAGCAATGTTGCGGTGAATACGTTCCCGGGTCTTGTACTCACCGCCCGTCACACCATGGGAGTTGTATTCGCCTTAAGTCGGGATACTAAATTGGTTACCGCCCACGGCGGATGCAGCGACTGGGGTGAAGTCGTAACAAGGTAACCGTAGGAGAACCTGCGGTTGGATCACCTCCTTTCAGAGAAAAAAAGCAAGCTATTTGTTTAGCTTGCTTGCAACCTTGCTATTTTTAGTTGGTAGAGTTGGCACATTACGCGCTTTAGATTCTTGCTTAGTTTTCAGAGATTATTGTCCTATTTGATTCAATATGGGCTTATAGCTCAGGTGGTTAGAGCGCACCCCTGATAAGGGTGAGGTCAGAGGTTCAAGTCCTCTTAAGCCCACCATAGCTTGTTTCTTGTCTATTTTTGGTTTAGTGGCAATGAACTTGTTTATGGGTTAGATTTAGGAAATACATTGTGGTCTTTAGCCTATCCTTGTTATGTTATTTTAGATTTCTTAGATTGCTTAAGTTTTTTTAAGAAAATCTTTGCAAATAAGGGGAATTAGCTCAGCTGGGAGAGCGCCTGCTTTGCACGCAGGAGGTCAGCGGTTCGATCCCGCTATTCTCCACCATAGCTTAAGTCTATCTAAAATCCCAAGTTAATTAAAACTAATTAAAGCCAATTAAAATGGTTAATTAGAAGTGGTTGGTTAAAACCAAATTACTTAAAAAATAATTTGGTTAAAATCAGCAACGCAATATTTGATTAACTTACTTGGATTTTTAGTTTAGCTTAGAGTTTTTGTTTTTATTGTTTGTTCTATAAGGTTTAATGCAAGTCTTAGGAGAATCCACATAGAGAATCTTTAAGAAACCTTTGGTGTTAAGGTGTTCTTTTAGCATTCTTTTTAGTGTTTTTTGTGGAGTTCTTTAGAATCTCTATTAAGGGCAAAAAATCTAAAAAATGGAATCTTATTGAAGTAATAATCTAACACTTTTTTAGGTTCTTACTTCAACTTGGGTTTATAATCTTAAGTAGATTCTATTACAATCAACTAGAATCTAGCTATAAAATCCACTTGGAGTTATTTAGAATCTTAACTTAGATTCTATCTAGCCTCTTTGTGCTAGATTGTCTTTTAGATTTTTAGTTAGATTCTTTAAGATTCTTGGGTTTTATTATCCTTAAGATTCTAGCCTATTTGATTTTTCCATCTTTAAGGTTCTTAAGCTATCTTACTTTGGATTTTATCATACTTGCTTGAGTTAAAATCAGCTAGATTTGGCTAGATTCTAATTTGGATTTTTAATCCTCTTAGATTTTATCGCTTTAGATTCTTGCTAGAGTTTATGGCTTTTGCAAGATTTAGCATATTATGATTTCTAGCTTGTGATTTATGATTTCTAGCTTAGGATTTGCATTAGACTTTATAAGTCGTGTTATTTGACTTTTCATTGTTAATAGCCTAAGTAAAATAAAACTACAATAACCCTGCTTTATTGAAGTCTTTGTTTAAGCATTGTTGTGAATCCACAACAAGCTAAAATGATACACTCAATAAGGCGGTAATGTAAGAATACTTAACAAAAAGGCATAAGCTACAATAGAGCAAATGGTGGATGCCTTGGGTAGTAGAGGCGATGAAGGACGCACTAGACTGCGAAAAGCTACGCGGAGCTGTCAAGGAGCTTTGATGCGTAGGTATCCGAATGGGGCAACCCAATGCGTAGTGATGCGCATTACCTTTAATGGAGCGAACCTAGCGAAGTGAAACATCTCAGTAGCTAGAGGAAAAGAAATCAAACGAGATTCCCCTAGTAGCGGCGAGCGAACGGGGAAAAGGGCAAACCGAGTGCTTGCACTCGGGGTTGAGGACTGCAATATCCACTGCAATGTCTTAGCAGAAGAGTTTGGAAAGACTTATCATAGAGGGTGATAATCCCGTATGCGAAAAGACATTGCTAGGTAGCAGTATCCAGAGTAGGGCGAGACACGAGAAATCTTGCCTGAAGCAGGGGAGACCACTCTCCAACCCTAAATACTACTACTACACCGATAGCGCACAAGTACCGTGAGGGAAAGGTGAAAAGAACCGCAGTGAGCGGAGTGAAATAGAACCTGAAACCATTTGCTTACAATCATTCAGAGCCCTATGATTTATCAGGGTGATGGACTGCCTTTTGCATAATGATCCTGCGAGTTGTGGTATCTGGCAAGGTTAAGCACACGCGAAGCCATAGCGAAAGCGAGTCTTAATAGGGCGTTAAGTCAGATGCTGCAGACCCGAAGCCAAGTGATCTATCCATGACCAAGTTGAAGTAAGTGTAACAGCTTATGGAGGACTGAACTCGTGCCCATTGAAACGGGTTGGGATGAGTTGTGGATAGGGGTGAAAGGCCAAACAAACTTGGTGATAGCTGGTTCTCTTCGAAATATATTTAGGTATAGCCTCAAGTGATAGCAATAGGGGGTAGAGCACTGATTGGGCTAGGGCTGCTCACCGCGGTACCAACCCCTGTCAAACTACGAATACCTATTGCCTTATCTTGGGAGTCAGGCGGTGGGTGATAAAATCAATCGTCAAAAGGGGAACAACCCAGACTACCAACTAAGGTCCCAAAGTTCTATTCTAAGTGGAAAATGATGTGAAGTTACTTAGACAACCAGGAGGTTGGCTTAGAAGCAGCCATCCTTTAAAGAAAGCGTAACAGCTCACTGGTCTAGTGATTTTGCGCAGAAAATATAACGGGGCTAAGATAGACACCGAAGTTGTAGATTCTATGTGAAAGCATAGAGTGGTAGAAGAGCGTTCGTATCTGCGTTGAAGCCATATCGGCAAGAAGTGGTGGAGCGATGCGAAGTGAGCATGCAGGAATGAGTAGCGATAAAAGTGGTGAGAATCCACTTCGCCGAAAGTCTAAGGTTTCCTACGCGATGCTCGTCATCGTAGGGTTAGTCGGGTCCTAAGACAAGTCAGAAATGGGTAGTCGATGGAAAATTGGTTAATATTCCAATACCAATAGTAGTGTGCGATGGAAGGACGCATAGGGTTAGGTGAGCTAGCTGATGGAAGTGCTAGTCTAAGGGTGCAGCTTGGAGGATAGGCAAATCCGCCTCTGTATGTCAAACCTAAAAGGCTCTCCAAAGTCTTCGGATAGCGGGGAGAATCACTGATACCGTCGTGCCAAGAAAAGTTTCTAAGTTTAGCTACTATTGCCCGTACCGCAAACCGACACAGGTAGATGAGATGAGTATTCTAAGGCGCGTGAAAGAACTCTCTTTAAGGAACTCTGCAAACTAGCACCGTAAGTTCGCGATAAGGTGTGCCACGCAAGTGGTCTCAGCAAAGAGTCCCTCCCGACTGTTTACCAAAAACACAGCACTTTGCAAACTCGTAAGAGGAAGTATAAGGTGTGACGCCTGCCCGGTGCTCGAAGGTTAAGAGGATTTGTCAGGGGTAACCCAAAGCATTGAATTGAAGCCCGAGTAAACGGCGGCCGTAACTATAACGGTCCTAAGGTAGCGAAATTCCTTGTCGGTTAAATACCGACCTGCATGAATGGCGTAACGAGATGGGAGCTGTCTCAAAGAGAGATTCAGTGAAATTGTAGTGGAGGTGAAAATTCCTCCTACCCGCGGCAAGACGGAAAGACCCCGTGGACCTTTACTACAGCTTGGCACTGCACATGGGAGCATTATGCGCAGGATAGGTGGGAAGCTTTGAAGTCTCTACTCTGGTGGAGATGGAGCTGTCCTTGAGATACCACCCTTAATGTTTCTGTGGGCTAACTAGCTTGAGTTATCCTCAAGTAGGACAATGTCTGGTGGGTAGTTTGACTGGGGCGGTCGCCTCCTAAAAAGTAACGGAGGCTCACAAACGGTTGGCTCATTGCGGTTGGAAATCGCAAGCAGAGTGTAATGGCATAAGCCAGCCTGACTGCGAGACAAACAAGTCGAGCAGAGACGAAAGTCGGTCATAGTGATCCGGTGATTCTGTGTGGAAGGGTCATCGCTCAAAGGATAAAAGGTACCCCGGGGATAACAGGCTGATCTCCCCCAAGAGCTCACATCGACGGGGAGGTTTGGCACCTCGATGTCGGCTCATCGCATCCTGGGGCTGGAGCAGGTCCCAAGGGTATGGCTGTTCGCCATTTAAAGCGGTACGCGAGCTGGGTTCAGAACGTCGTGAGACAGTTCGGTCCCTATCTGCCGTGGGCGTAGGAGAGTTGAGGAGAGCTGTCCCTAGTACGAGAGGACCGGGATGGACACGCCACTGGTGTAGCAGTTGTTCTGCCAAGAGCATCGCTGCGTAGCTACGCGTGGATGTGATAACCGCTGAAAGCATCTAAGCGGGAAGCCAACTCCAAGATTAACTCTCCCTGAAGGTCGCAGCAAGACTAGCTGCTTGATAGGGTAGGTGTGTAAGCATAGTAATGTGTTTAGCTGACTACTACTAATAGACCGTTTGGCTTATTTCTTTATATAGCGTTAAGTATTCTAATTACTGCCTTATTGAGTGTATCAAATTGGGTAAAGCAAGGGTTGTATAATTATTGGTGTGTTTTTATTTAAGTCTAGATTCTAGAATCTAGCTTTATCTTAGGCTATTATCAGTGGTTGATAACTTACCAAGCGTTTTTTTACATTGGTGTTATCAAAATCAAATGTTATCCCCATAGGAAAATGGAAATAAGGGCAAAGAATATGACTAAGAACATAGACTTTACTTTATTTGTCGCAGATTGCCTTTATTTCCCTTTTCCTTGTGTCTATAGAGAGGAGGACACACCTAGCTCCATTCCGAACCTAGCAGTTAAGCTCCTCTTCGCTGATGATACTGCACTTTGCAAGTGTGGGAATGTAGGTCGATGCAGGGATTGGGGAAATATTTATCCTACTCACAAAATCTTGCTTTATCTGCTTTTTATTGTTTTTATCTTATCTTGCCTCATCTTGTTTTTGCCCCTTACTTTACTTTCTATCTTGTCTTGCCTTGTATTGCTTCAACTTGATTGTAAAAACTTGCTTATGGGGTGTTGTCTATGAATACCTATCATCAACCCTAAAAATTCATAATTCTCTATTTTTGGAGAATTTCACACATTTAGATTTTGCTCTCTTTTGCTACGACTTATTCCCAAGCATAGCCACTTTAGACATTATATCCCAGCTTTTGCCACATATATTTTTATCCCCTATCTGTTAAATAAATGTGTAAATTCTACCCATAGTCATATTTTTTTCATATTTTTTACGCGCTTTTTAAATCACATTAGGTAAAAAAATATATAACCTTATCTTAAGCATTCGCTATCATAATTTCATAGATACCAATGCTAAAAAATCTATAAAAAAGGAGCTAAAATGGCTATAAAAGGTTTTGCGATGCTAAAAATCGGCTCGGTTGGTTGGATAGAAAAAGACGCTATCACGCCTTGTGGTCCGCTAGATGCGATATGTCGCCCCCTAGCGATTGCACCCTGCACTTCAGATATTCACACAGTTTATGAGGGTGGTATCGGCGAGCGACACAATATGTTTTTGGGACACGAAGCAGTGGGTGAAGTCATCGAAGTTGGTGAGTTAGTAAAAGATTTTAAAGTCGGTGATAAAGTCATAGCTCCCGCTATCACGCCTGATTGGGGCTCGATAAATGCACAAAGAGGATTTGCCCAGCATAGTGGTGGCGCACTTGCAGGGTGGAAATTTTCAAACTTCAAAGACGGTGTGTTTGCAGAAAAGTTTCACATAAATGAAGCCGATGCAAATCTAGCGCACCTCCCAGAAAATGTCGATGTCGCCGATGCAGTAATGCTGTGCGATATGGTTACCACAGGGATTCACTGCGCAGAAAATGCTGATATAAAGCCGGGTGAGTCTGTGGCAGTCATCGGGCTAGGACCTGTGGGACTTATGGCTTGCGCAGGTGCAAACCTAATGGGTGCTAGCGAAATCTACGCCGTTGATTGCATAGAGTTCCGCGCTGATATTGCCAAAAAATATTATGGCGCAACGCATTATATAGATTTCACAAAAGGTGCGTTTTTTGACCAAATCAATGAAATCACAAAAGGCAAGGGAGTAGATAAAGTCGTAATCGCAGGCGGAACTACAAGCACGATAGGCGAGTGCTGCTGCTGTGTCAAAAACGGCGGTGTCGTATCAAATGTCAATTATCTAGGCACGGGGGATAATATCACTATTCCTCGCGTGGCGTGGGATGTAGGAATGGGACACAAAGACATAAGAGGCGGGCTAACCCCCGGTGGACGCTACCGAATGGAAAAGCTAGCCTCTTTGCTCTCCACCAAAAAGCTAAGTGTCAAACCACTCATCACACACAAGTTAGATGGCTTTGGCAAGATAGAGGAAGCACTAGAATTGATGCGAAACAAGCCAGCAGGGCTTATCAAACCTGTGGTGGTATGCTAGGATTTAGCCCTAGAAGTGTTTAGGGGGGTTTAGTTTTTTAAGCCGTTTATGAGTGGAGGGAGATTTGTGGCTATGATAGTTATCGTAAAAAGCGTGATTTAGATAGTTTTAGGTGTTTTTTTTGGCATTGCAAAATCACAAAGCTAAAAAATCACTAGCGTAGCAAAATCCAAAAATACTAAACCATTCTAAATCTAGTGCAAAATCCACAAGTCTAGCAAACATACCTGCCAATCTGCTTCATAGCATTTGTATCAATCGTTTTTATGTCCCAAAAGCATTTTATAATAAGAAATACACCTAAAATTATTACAAAACTACACAAATGCAAAAATTTCATCAAATATTTTCTAAAAATTCAAAAAATATTTAATCTTTTGGAGTAAAAACGCTTTTGAGGGTTTAAGCAAATGCAAGTTTTACTCCAAAGGATTTTAGGCAGATTTTGGAGCAAAATCTATTTGCAAACTCCTCCAAACAAATAAAGCAAACTCACGCTATCAAGCAAGATTTGCTAAAAAGGGTAACTAAAAGTGTCGGTGTCGCTTGCTTCTACTCTAGGGGCTTAAAGCAGATTTATTAGACTTCCTAGTGTCTAAATAGTGCCCAAAAGATTCTTGCAAAGACTTTCTAGGCATTCTAAGCTAGCCTTGAGAGATAGAATCAGCGATAAACAAAAGCCTTTGATTTTGGCAAAATCAAAGCAAACTTATTTAAGGAGACAAAATGTCTAAAACAATGAAAGCTGCAGTGGTAAAAGAGTTTGGCAAACCACTTGTCATACAAGAAGTCGCAATCCCCGAGCCACGCGATGGAGAAGTGCTAGTAAAGATTGAGGCGTGTGGCGTATGCCATACAGATTTGCACGCAGTTGATGGCGACTGGCCTGTCAAACCAAACCTAAAAGCCTTAGGCAGTGGTGGGTTTATCCCGGGACACGAGGGCGTGGGCTTTGTAGTCAAAGTCGGCAAAGGTGTTACACACATAAAAGAGGGTGATGCAGTGGGAATCCCTTGGCTTTATAGTGCGTGCGGGCATTGTGAGCATTGTATGGCAGGCTGGGAGACACTATGTGAGAAGCAAGACAATGGTGGCTACTCGGTAAATGGAGGATTTGCAGAATACGCCATAGCTGATGCCAAC
This DNA window, taken from Helicobacter macacae MIT 99-5501, encodes the following:
- a CDS encoding NAD(P)-dependent alcohol dehydrogenase, with product MAIKGFAMLKIGSVGWIEKDAITPCGPLDAICRPLAIAPCTSDIHTVYEGGIGERHNMFLGHEAVGEVIEVGELVKDFKVGDKVIAPAITPDWGSINAQRGFAQHSGGALAGWKFSNFKDGVFAEKFHINEADANLAHLPENVDVADAVMLCDMVTTGIHCAENADIKPGESVAVIGLGPVGLMACAGANLMGASEIYAVDCIEFRADIAKKYYGATHYIDFTKGAFFDQINEITKGKGVDKVVIAGGTTSTIGECCCCVKNGGVVSNVNYLGTGDNITIPRVAWDVGMGHKDIRGGLTPGGRYRMEKLASLLSTKKLSVKPLITHKLDGFGKIEEALELMRNKPAGLIKPVVVC